The following proteins are encoded in a genomic region of Actinomadura sp. NAK00032:
- a CDS encoding sensor histidine kinase, producing MTDTGGGRPRPRGTWWPEAAIMATAFALCLLGGALSVDDRSLSWPPVNAYLLAAATCAVLPVRHRSPVAAVAATTVGGVLVPPLGLLLTPLIVAPAVISAYSLAVRTAGRAASAVLLASATLLVASNVVFEFGNLSWQDASRIGAVAAFPLVAGILGHSTQNRRAYLAAVEERARRAEKSRESEARRRVAEERVRIARELHDLVAHQITLANAQATVAAHLFDSRPEQTRKSLRELVETTGDALDDLRATVGLLRQSGDAAAPAEPAPGLSRLPTLLESFRRAGLEVSVEQEGASRPLPPGVDLTAFRIIQEALTNVTKHAGTGSARVRLAWNRDRVTITVADDGGGTRTAPAASAGPGYGLIGMRERATAVGGHLSAGRRPEGGFLVSTELPLPPARDTTRRTSGEATSGETTSSEEPGDEKMGDAP from the coding sequence ATGACGGACACGGGCGGCGGTCGTCCGCGACCGCGCGGCACCTGGTGGCCGGAGGCGGCGATCATGGCGACGGCGTTCGCGCTCTGCCTGCTGGGCGGCGCGCTGTCGGTCGACGACAGGTCCCTGTCGTGGCCGCCCGTCAACGCCTACCTCCTCGCCGCGGCGACCTGCGCCGTGCTGCCGGTGCGGCACCGCTCGCCCGTGGCCGCCGTGGCGGCCACGACCGTGGGCGGGGTGCTCGTGCCGCCGCTGGGCCTGCTGCTGACCCCGCTCATCGTGGCGCCCGCCGTGATCAGCGCCTACTCGCTCGCCGTGCGCACCGCGGGGCGCGCGGCGAGCGCGGTGCTGCTCGCCTCCGCGACGCTGCTGGTCGCGTCCAATGTCGTGTTCGAGTTCGGGAACCTCTCCTGGCAGGACGCGAGCAGGATCGGGGCGGTGGCGGCGTTCCCGCTGGTGGCGGGCATCCTCGGCCACTCGACGCAGAACCGGCGCGCCTACCTGGCGGCCGTGGAGGAGCGGGCCCGGCGGGCCGAGAAGAGCCGCGAGAGCGAGGCGCGCCGCAGGGTGGCCGAGGAGCGGGTGCGCATCGCCCGGGAGCTGCACGACCTCGTCGCCCACCAGATCACCCTGGCCAACGCGCAGGCCACGGTGGCCGCCCACCTCTTCGACTCGCGGCCCGAGCAGACCCGCAAGAGCCTGCGGGAACTCGTCGAGACCACCGGCGACGCGCTGGACGATCTGCGGGCCACGGTCGGCCTGCTGCGCCAGTCCGGGGACGCGGCCGCGCCCGCGGAACCGGCGCCGGGGCTGTCCCGGCTGCCCACGCTTTTGGAGTCCTTCCGCCGCGCGGGTCTGGAGGTGTCGGTGGAGCAGGAGGGCGCGTCCCGGCCGCTCCCGCCGGGGGTGGACCTCACCGCGTTCCGCATCATCCAGGAGGCCCTGACCAACGTGACCAAGCACGCCGGTACCGGCTCCGCCCGGGTGCGCCTCGCCTGGAACCGCGATCGCGTGACCATCACCGTCGCCGACGACGGGGGAGGCACCCGGACGGCGCCGGCCGCGTCCGCAGGGCCCGGGTACGGCCTGATCGGGATGCGCGAGCGTGCCACCGCGGTCGGAGGGCACCTCTCCGCGGGCAGGCGTCCGGAGGGCGGCTTCCTCGTCTCCACCGAGCTGCCCCTCCCGCCCGCCAGGGACACGACGCGGAGGACGTCCGGCGAAGCGACGTCCGGCGAAACGACGTCCAGCGAAGAGCCGGGCGACGAAAAGATGGGGGACGCGCCGTGA
- a CDS encoding response regulator transcription factor, whose amino-acid sequence MTLKVLLADDQALLRGAFRLLLDSADDITVVGEAADGREAVRLTRELRPDVVVMDIRMPEVDGLTATSQICADPELRSSRILILTTYETDEYVAQALRAGASGFIGKGIGAEDLLDAVRTIADGDTLLSPAATRSLVARFLATPDDAPSHHPEQLAVLTPREREMVALVATGLSNQEIAERMFLSPFTVRAHVQRAMTKLEARDRAQLVVIAYRTGLVQAAP is encoded by the coding sequence GTGACGCTCAAGGTGCTCCTCGCCGACGATCAGGCACTGCTGCGCGGCGCCTTCCGGCTGCTCCTCGACAGCGCCGACGACATCACCGTGGTCGGCGAGGCCGCCGACGGCAGGGAGGCGGTGCGGCTCACCCGCGAGCTGCGCCCGGACGTGGTCGTCATGGACATCCGCATGCCCGAGGTGGACGGCCTCACCGCCACATCGCAGATCTGCGCCGACCCGGAACTGCGCTCCAGCCGCATCCTGATCCTCACCACGTACGAGACGGACGAGTACGTCGCCCAGGCGCTGCGCGCGGGAGCCAGCGGCTTCATCGGCAAGGGCATCGGCGCCGAGGACCTGCTGGACGCCGTACGCACGATCGCCGACGGCGACACCCTCCTGTCGCCCGCCGCGACCCGCTCCCTGGTGGCCCGCTTCCTGGCCACCCCGGACGACGCCCCGTCGCACCACCCCGAACAGCTCGCCGTCCTCACCCCGCGCGAACGCGAGATGGTGGCCCTGGTCGCGACCGGCCTGTCCAACCAGGAGATCGCCGAGCGGATGTTCCTCAGCCCGTTCACCGTCCGCGCCCACGTGCAGCGCGCCATGACGAAGCTGGAGGCCCGCGACCGGGCGCAACTCGTCGTCATCGCCTACCGGACGGGCCTCGTCCAGGCCGCCCCATGA
- a CDS encoding carboxymuconolactone decarboxylase family protein, with the protein MTNTRRVYIDKQHPSAYKALIALSSEVQEAAAEAGLDPLLIELVKIRTSQINGCAFCLRMHTRDALKNGENPDRIAVLPGWEETGYFSHTDRAALRLAEAVTRVSDGHVSDEEYGAAAAVLSPEQVSAVIWLTTVMNAFNRVAISSRYPVNG; encoded by the coding sequence GTGACCAACACCCGCCGTGTCTACATCGACAAGCAGCACCCGAGCGCGTACAAGGCCCTCATCGCCCTGTCGAGCGAGGTGCAGGAGGCGGCTGCCGAGGCGGGCCTCGACCCGCTTCTGATCGAACTGGTGAAGATCCGCACATCCCAGATCAACGGCTGCGCGTTCTGCCTGCGCATGCACACCCGAGACGCTCTGAAGAACGGCGAGAACCCCGACAGGATCGCCGTGCTGCCCGGCTGGGAGGAGACCGGCTACTTCTCCCACACGGACCGCGCCGCCCTGCGCCTGGCCGAAGCGGTCACCCGCGTCTCGGACGGGCACGTCAGCGACGAGGAGTACGGCGCCGCCGCGGCCGTCCTCTCCCCGGAGCAGGTCTCGGCGGTCATCTGGCTGACAACGGTGATGAACGCCTTCAACCGCGTGGCGATATCCAGCCGGTACCCCGTCAACGGCTGA
- a CDS encoding cytochrome P450 — translation MTLPAFPAADEKPLDTCVRLRDIAPVVEVEFPGGVAAYLALTHEAVKEILSGDNKTFLREPENWPALYDGTIPEDWPLRAVVQGGHLSTKDGADHRRLRGLIGKAFTPARVQAMEPRVQQIVDDLLDDVIAAGDGVDLVPAFTEALPMGVICELFGVPAADRTQMRDWTAALLAHTTPPEEAFATQKALQAYLHAMVDRKRENPGDDLTSGLVQAHDEEDRLTTEELVGVLWLMLVAGHETTVHMLGHAILALAQHPDQLALAKAEDRWDDVVEETLRYRHSVMMTSWRFTAQDVTVAGVDIPKGQAVGVVYQVTGIDPAEHGETADQFDITREQNTRLSFGHGPRYCIGASLARLEGRLALATLYRRLPDLALAIDPDDVPYSPSFFTIGPLSIPATLGL, via the coding sequence ATGACCCTGCCCGCCTTCCCCGCCGCGGACGAGAAGCCGCTCGACACCTGCGTCCGGCTGCGCGACATCGCGCCCGTGGTCGAAGTGGAGTTCCCGGGAGGCGTCGCCGCCTACCTGGCGCTGACCCACGAGGCCGTGAAGGAGATCCTCTCCGGAGACAACAAGACCTTCCTGCGCGAGCCCGAGAACTGGCCCGCCCTGTACGACGGGACGATCCCCGAGGACTGGCCGCTGCGCGCCGTCGTCCAGGGAGGCCACCTGTCCACCAAGGACGGCGCCGACCACCGGCGGCTGCGCGGCCTGATCGGGAAGGCCTTCACCCCCGCGCGGGTCCAGGCGATGGAGCCGCGCGTCCAGCAGATCGTGGACGACCTGCTCGACGACGTGATCGCCGCCGGCGACGGCGTCGACCTGGTCCCGGCCTTCACCGAGGCGCTGCCGATGGGGGTCATCTGCGAGCTGTTCGGCGTGCCCGCCGCGGACCGGACCCAGATGCGCGACTGGACGGCCGCCCTGCTGGCGCACACGACGCCGCCGGAGGAGGCCTTCGCGACCCAGAAGGCCCTGCAGGCTTACCTGCACGCCATGGTGGACCGCAAGCGGGAGAACCCCGGCGACGACCTCACGTCCGGCCTGGTGCAGGCGCACGACGAGGAGGACCGGCTCACCACCGAGGAACTGGTCGGCGTGCTGTGGCTGATGCTCGTCGCCGGCCACGAGACGACCGTCCACATGCTCGGCCACGCCATCCTGGCGCTGGCCCAGCACCCCGACCAGCTGGCACTGGCCAAGGCCGAGGACCGGTGGGACGACGTGGTCGAGGAGACCCTGCGCTACCGCCACTCGGTGATGATGACCAGCTGGCGCTTCACCGCGCAGGACGTGACCGTCGCCGGCGTCGACATCCCCAAGGGCCAGGCGGTCGGCGTCGTCTACCAGGTGACGGGCATCGACCCGGCCGAGCACGGCGAGACCGCGGACCAGTTCGACATCACCCGTGAGCAGAACACGCGCCTCAGCTTCGGCCACGGCCCCCGCTACTGCATCGGCGCGTCGCTGGCCCGCCTGGAGGGACGCCTGGCGCTCGCCACGCTGTACCGGCGGCTGCCCGACCTCGCGCTCGCCATCGACCCGGACGACGTCCCCTACTCCCCCTCCTTCTTCACGATCGGCCCGCTCTCCATCCCGGCCACCCTCGGCCTCTGA
- a CDS encoding ATP/GTP-binding protein yields the protein MDYAHSDTAVRHPRGGGQLTAAKILIAGGFGVGKTTMVGSISEIRPLRTEEILTDRSVGVDDTTGVDGKTSTTVAMDFGRITLPDDLVLYLFGTPGQQRFWFMWDELALGAVGAVVLADVRRLADCFGTVDYFEDRRTPFMVAVNCFDGAERKNPEDVRIALDLDDDVPLMLCDVRSRASAKQVLITMVEHVLTKTTSRR from the coding sequence ATGGACTACGCGCACTCTGACACCGCCGTCCGGCACCCGCGAGGCGGCGGTCAGCTGACCGCCGCGAAGATCCTCATCGCGGGCGGGTTCGGGGTCGGCAAGACGACCATGGTGGGCTCGATCAGCGAGATCCGCCCGCTGCGCACCGAGGAGATCCTCACCGACCGCAGCGTCGGCGTCGACGACACCACGGGCGTGGACGGCAAGACCAGCACCACCGTGGCCATGGACTTCGGCCGGATCACCCTCCCGGACGACCTGGTGCTGTACCTGTTCGGGACGCCGGGCCAGCAGCGGTTCTGGTTCATGTGGGACGAGCTGGCGCTCGGCGCCGTCGGCGCGGTGGTGCTCGCCGACGTGCGCCGCCTCGCCGACTGCTTCGGGACCGTCGACTACTTCGAGGACCGCCGCACCCCGTTCATGGTCGCCGTGAACTGCTTCGACGGCGCCGAGCGCAAGAACCCCGAGGACGTGCGGATCGCCCTGGACCTGGACGACGACGTCCCGCTGATGCTGTGCGACGTGCGCAGCCGGGCCTCGGCGAAGCAGGTGCTGATCACCATGGTCGAGCACGTCCTCACCAAGACGACGTCCAGGCGCTGA
- a CDS encoding DUF742 domain-containing protein: protein MSDDQWLDGDAGPVVRPYTVTRGRTRLRDDGLDLISVLEATGVPVPRRVRLDPEHRRLLAICRRPITFADLASEIDLPVGVVRVLVDDLRDENALRVLKPTPTGDVPDELVLRKLLNGLRAL, encoded by the coding sequence ATGAGCGATGACCAGTGGCTCGACGGCGACGCGGGCCCCGTCGTCCGCCCCTACACGGTCACGCGGGGCCGGACGCGGCTCCGCGATGACGGCCTCGACCTGATCTCCGTGCTGGAGGCGACCGGCGTGCCGGTCCCCCGGCGGGTGCGGCTCGACCCCGAGCACCGCAGGCTGCTGGCGATCTGCCGGCGGCCGATCACCTTCGCGGACCTGGCGTCCGAGATCGACCTGCCCGTCGGCGTCGTGCGGGTGCTGGTCGACGATCTGCGCGACGAGAACGCGCTCAGGGTGCTGAAACCGACTCCCACCGGCGACGTCCCGGACGAGCTCGTACTAAGGAAACTGCTGAATGGACTACGCGCACTCTGA
- a CDS encoding roadblock/LC7 domain-containing protein, protein MTEPSTTADEVRRRLDGLGGRAELVRGAVMLSSDGLVVACSSGIGRENSEHLAALVAGVQGLARGACRRFGGGELLQSVIEMDTMLVFMVPAGEHACLALLAGADADAGAVVLRMVQLAEELAERPPFIPRLSGTGAR, encoded by the coding sequence TTGACGGAACCATCGACCACGGCCGATGAGGTGCGCCGGCGCCTGGACGGCCTCGGCGGCCGGGCGGAACTGGTACGCGGCGCGGTGATGCTGTCCAGCGACGGGCTGGTGGTGGCCTGCTCCTCCGGCATCGGCCGGGAGAACTCCGAGCATCTGGCCGCGCTGGTGGCGGGCGTGCAGGGGCTCGCCCGCGGCGCGTGCCGCCGGTTCGGCGGCGGCGAGCTGCTGCAGAGCGTCATCGAGATGGACACGATGCTGGTGTTCATGGTGCCGGCGGGCGAGCACGCGTGCCTCGCCCTGCTGGCCGGCGCCGACGCGGACGCGGGGGCGGTCGTGCTGCGGATGGTCCAGCTCGCCGAGGAGCTGGCCGAGCGGCCGCCGTTCATTCCCCGGCTGTCGGGAACGGGCGCCAGGTGA
- a CDS encoding ATP-binding protein → MVSLVTLWAFAAQSTASKAINQRDLDTTNEIYGAAAQPMLVTLAQERQESVTWLSRNHRLPRTPLDAVRAKMDGTIVQMNKAVDSGEFQATLTDTMKQRLSVLMDRLNGIGALRSQVDSRALSRLEAFNAYNDVLEAHFQYVNVLVAGDGLQQSAHTAAMSRGIELRGREIALVGGVLADGRRMTSAEYAAVSRLVYERRFLESSNLAELHPAIAAPFKQALASPAEKTFTAVEDSILATRPGVRLRLSATEWKNVAGASIGQIDGALGKSRAQNAAEAKEASDDTLLRLVLIGVIGLIAITLTALLMFRFSRRISRDLLGLQDAARTMAEERLPDVVRRLSRGAEVDVAAEAPPLEVGRTAEVFNVSAAFSSVQRTAVEAAVRQAELRTAVNQVFQNLARRNQSLLHRQLAMLDTLERKASDPDALADLFAIDHLTTRMRRHAEGLIILSGAAPGRGWRNPVGILDVLRGAIGEIEDYARVEVVSTAEEGIVGGAVADVIHLLAELIENATVLSPPNTPVEVDAGLVGKGFVVEIQDRGLGMNPEKLAAINEQLRREPEFDLTHGDQLGLFVVGTLAHRRGIKVALEPNAYGGLKTVVLLPHSLVVPADRVGRADSGGGAEQAEAPANVPDLPASGGPVPPAATGPLNIIGHDTQENAMDSVGRHRAGGTEPDDEHDPLGMPPPAPAAVPSPPSVPGVPAEPQPARAASTAEGTHAGMPRRVRRANLAPQLRDTAPSVQEEKRPAGRGARSPERASSVMASMQSGWRRGRSEPPPAPPAGHDEEGER, encoded by the coding sequence ATGGTCTCCCTGGTCACGCTGTGGGCCTTCGCGGCGCAGAGCACCGCGTCCAAGGCCATCAACCAGCGCGACCTGGACACCACCAACGAGATCTACGGCGCCGCCGCGCAGCCGATGCTGGTCACCCTGGCCCAGGAGCGGCAGGAGTCGGTGACCTGGCTGAGCCGCAACCACCGGCTGCCGCGCACGCCCTTGGACGCCGTCCGCGCGAAGATGGACGGCACGATCGTCCAGATGAACAAGGCCGTCGACTCCGGCGAGTTCCAGGCCACGCTGACCGACACGATGAAGCAGCGGCTCTCGGTGCTGATGGACAGGCTCAACGGCATCGGCGCCCTGCGCAGCCAGGTCGACTCCCGCGCCCTGTCGAGGCTGGAGGCGTTCAACGCCTACAACGACGTCCTCGAAGCCCACTTCCAGTACGTCAACGTGCTGGTGGCGGGCGACGGCCTCCAGCAGTCCGCCCACACCGCCGCCATGTCGCGCGGCATCGAGCTGCGCGGACGTGAGATCGCGCTGGTGGGCGGCGTGCTCGCCGACGGGCGCCGGATGACCTCCGCGGAGTACGCGGCCGTCAGCAGGCTGGTGTACGAGCGGCGGTTCCTGGAGAGCTCGAACCTCGCCGAACTCCACCCGGCCATCGCCGCTCCCTTCAAGCAGGCGCTGGCGTCCCCCGCCGAGAAGACCTTCACCGCGGTCGAGGACAGCATCCTGGCGACCCGCCCCGGCGTGCGGCTGCGGCTCTCCGCGACCGAGTGGAAGAACGTCGCGGGCGCCTCCATCGGGCAGATCGACGGCGCGCTCGGCAAGTCCCGGGCGCAGAACGCCGCCGAGGCCAAGGAGGCCTCCGACGACACCCTGCTGCGTCTCGTCCTCATCGGCGTCATCGGCCTGATCGCGATCACCCTGACCGCGCTCCTGATGTTCCGCTTCAGCCGCCGCATCAGCCGCGACCTGCTCGGCCTCCAGGACGCCGCGCGCACCATGGCCGAGGAGCGGCTGCCCGACGTGGTGCGCCGGCTGAGCCGCGGCGCCGAGGTCGACGTCGCGGCGGAGGCCCCGCCGCTGGAGGTCGGCCGGACGGCCGAGGTGTTCAACGTCTCGGCGGCGTTCTCCTCCGTGCAGCGCACCGCCGTCGAGGCCGCCGTCCGCCAGGCCGAGCTGCGCACGGCGGTCAACCAGGTGTTCCAGAACCTCGCCCGGCGCAACCAGTCGCTGCTGCACCGGCAGCTGGCGATGCTGGACACGCTGGAGCGCAAGGCGTCCGACCCGGACGCCCTCGCCGACCTGTTCGCCATCGACCACCTCACCACCCGCATGCGGCGGCACGCCGAAGGCCTGATCATCCTGTCCGGCGCCGCGCCCGGCCGCGGCTGGCGGAACCCGGTCGGCATCCTGGACGTGCTGCGCGGCGCCATCGGCGAGATCGAGGACTACGCCCGCGTCGAGGTGGTCAGCACAGCGGAGGAGGGCATCGTCGGCGGCGCCGTCGCCGACGTGATCCACCTGCTGGCCGAGCTGATCGAGAACGCGACCGTCCTGTCGCCGCCGAACACGCCGGTCGAGGTCGACGCCGGGCTGGTGGGCAAGGGCTTCGTGGTCGAGATCCAGGACCGCGGCCTCGGGATGAACCCGGAGAAGCTGGCGGCCATCAACGAGCAGCTCCGCCGCGAGCCGGAGTTCGACCTGACCCACGGCGACCAGCTCGGGCTCTTCGTCGTCGGGACGCTCGCGCACCGGCGCGGGATCAAGGTGGCGCTGGAGCCGAACGCCTACGGCGGCCTGAAGACCGTCGTGCTGCTGCCGCACTCGCTCGTCGTCCCGGCCGACCGGGTCGGCCGCGCGGACAGCGGCGGCGGCGCCGAGCAGGCGGAGGCCCCCGCGAACGTCCCGGACCTGCCCGCCTCGGGCGGGCCCGTCCCCCCGGCGGCCACCGGGCCCCTGAACATCATCGGCCACGACACGCAGGAGAACGCGATGGACTCCGTCGGACGGCACCGCGCCGGCGGCACCGAGCCGGACGACGAGCACGACCCCCTCGGCATGCCGCCGCCCGCCCCGGCGGCCGTGCCGAGCCCGCCGAGCGTTCCGGGCGTTCCGGCCGAGCCGCAGCCGGCGCGGGCGGCGTCCACCGCCGAGGGCACCCACGCGGGGATGCCGCGCCGCGTGCGCCGCGCGAACCTGGCGCCGCAGCTGCGCGACACCGCACCGTCCGTCCAGGAGGAGAAGCGACCGGCCGGGCGCGGCGCGCGCTCGCCGGAGCGCGCCAGCTCGGTCATGGCCTCCATGCAGAGCGGGTGGCGGCGCGGGCGCAGCGAACCGCCGCCGGCCCCGCCCGCCGGACACGACGAGGAGGGCGAACGTTGA
- a CDS encoding roadblock/LC7 domain-containing protein codes for MSRKRRSHVTPLRGDSTNRLDWLIDGLVERVPQVTKAVVQSADGLLMGASAGLSREDAEYLSALAAGVQSLAQGARTQFGAGEVHQTIIEMHNAFLFVTAAGEGASLTVLSDTSADPAQISYEMTLLVGRVGEHLASRPRNHAAP; via the coding sequence ATGTCTCGGAAGAGGAGAAGCCACGTGACGCCGCTGCGAGGCGATTCGACCAACCGGCTGGATTGGCTCATCGACGGGCTCGTCGAACGCGTGCCCCAGGTGACCAAGGCGGTGGTGCAGTCGGCGGACGGGCTCCTCATGGGGGCGTCCGCCGGCCTGAGCCGGGAGGACGCGGAGTACCTGTCCGCCCTGGCCGCCGGCGTGCAGAGCCTCGCCCAGGGCGCGCGCACCCAGTTCGGCGCGGGCGAGGTGCATCAGACGATCATCGAGATGCACAACGCGTTCCTGTTCGTCACCGCGGCCGGCGAGGGCGCCTCGCTGACCGTGCTGTCCGACACCAGCGCCGACCCGGCGCAGATCAGCTACGAGATGACCCTGCTGGTCGGACGGGTCGGCGAGCATCTGGCGTCCCGCCCGCGGAACCACGCCGCCCCCTGA
- a CDS encoding LysR family transcriptional regulator: MDLNAVATFVAVADAGQFQEAAADLSVTQQAVSKRVAVLENSLGVKLFVRSPSGARLTIDGQAFLPHARALLDAAERAAASVRPGSRALRVDVVHRQVATAGLLRAFHRAHPGTALDVVTLHGGAEAVEAVRSGAIDATVRAVALLDRPLPEGVESTPVLDEPLHLFTGPGHPFAEARSVTPARLAGHRIWMPGNAPGTEWTAYYDRLAAEFGFTMDTIGPDFGIEALFDTIAGSSTVATFIGEETPLVWPAGHALRRIPLVDPTPVYPGELVWRTDNAHPALTALRGHLTARYPGRPGSGIWIPKRAHPAHR, from the coding sequence GTGGATCTCAACGCCGTGGCCACCTTCGTCGCCGTCGCCGACGCGGGGCAGTTCCAGGAGGCGGCGGCCGACCTCTCGGTCACGCAGCAGGCCGTGTCCAAACGTGTCGCCGTCCTCGAGAACTCACTGGGCGTGAAGCTCTTCGTGCGCTCCCCCAGCGGGGCGCGCCTCACCATCGACGGGCAGGCGTTCCTGCCGCACGCTCGGGCACTGCTGGACGCGGCGGAGCGCGCGGCGGCCTCCGTGCGCCCCGGCAGTCGGGCGCTGCGGGTGGACGTCGTGCACCGGCAGGTCGCCACGGCCGGGCTGCTGCGCGCCTTCCACCGGGCGCACCCCGGCACCGCGCTCGACGTCGTCACGCTGCACGGCGGCGCCGAGGCGGTCGAGGCGGTGCGCTCCGGCGCCATCGACGCGACGGTCCGCGCGGTCGCCCTCCTCGACCGGCCGCTCCCCGAGGGCGTCGAGTCCACCCCCGTGCTGGACGAGCCCCTGCACCTGTTCACCGGACCCGGCCACCCGTTCGCCGAGGCCCGCTCGGTCACCCCCGCGCGGCTCGCCGGCCACCGCATCTGGATGCCGGGCAACGCGCCCGGCACCGAGTGGACGGCCTACTACGACCGGCTCGCCGCCGAGTTCGGGTTCACCATGGACACGATCGGCCCCGACTTCGGCATCGAGGCGCTCTTCGACACCATCGCGGGGTCCTCGACGGTGGCCACCTTCATCGGCGAGGAGACGCCACTGGTGTGGCCCGCCGGGCACGCCCTGCGCCGCATCCCGCTGGTGGATCCGACCCCCGTCTACCCCGGCGAGCTGGTGTGGCGCACCGACAACGCCCACCCCGCCCTGACCGCGCTCCGCGGCCATCTCACCGCCCGGTACCCCGGACGTCCCGGCAGCGGCATCTGGATCCCGAAACGGGCGCATCCGGCCCACAGGTGA